A single region of the Idiomarinaceae bacterium HL-53 genome encodes:
- a CDS encoding fumarase, class I, homodimeric, whose translation MALIRQQDFIDSIEDALQFISYYHPIDFVDALADAYEREKSDAAKNAIAQMLVNSRMSAQGKRPLCQDTGIVTCFVKIGMGVQWDKTDLTVQEMVDEGTRRAYLNPDNPLRASIVADPAGTRKNTKDNTPAVVHIDTVAGDHIEVMIAAKGGGSENKTKMVMLNPSDSIADWVVETLPKMGAGWCPPGILGIGIGGTAEKSAVLAKESLMEPVDIQELIARGPQNAEEELRLEIYQRVNELGIGAQGLGGLTTVVDVKIKSLPTHAASKPVTMIPNCAATRHVHFHLDGSGPAKLELPKLEDWPDITFEVGDNARRVNLDTLTREDITSWQMGETVLLSGKLLTGRDAAHKRIKEMLDRGEQLPVDFTNKFIYYVGPVDPVRDEVVGPAGPTTATRMDKFTDLMLEQTGILGMIGKAERGKATVASIAKNRAVYLMAVGGAAYLVAKAIKQAKVVAFDDLGMEAIYEFEVEDMPVTVAVDSQGQNAHEAGPAIWSVKIAEGTA comes from the coding sequence ATGGCGCTTATTCGTCAGCAAGACTTTATCGATTCTATTGAAGACGCGTTGCAATTCATTTCTTATTATCACCCGATTGATTTCGTTGACGCACTGGCCGACGCTTATGAGCGTGAGAAGAGTGACGCAGCGAAAAATGCGATTGCGCAAATGCTGGTCAATTCAAGAATGTCTGCGCAAGGAAAGCGCCCTTTGTGTCAGGACACTGGAATCGTCACCTGCTTTGTGAAAATTGGTATGGGCGTACAGTGGGATAAGACAGACTTAACAGTGCAAGAAATGGTGGATGAAGGCACTCGGCGTGCATATCTGAATCCAGACAACCCGCTGCGTGCGTCCATTGTGGCAGACCCCGCCGGAACCCGAAAGAACACGAAAGACAACACGCCAGCAGTGGTGCATATTGACACCGTGGCAGGAGATCACATTGAAGTTATGATTGCTGCAAAAGGTGGCGGGTCAGAAAATAAAACGAAGATGGTGATGCTAAATCCGAGTGACAGTATCGCAGATTGGGTCGTGGAAACACTTCCCAAAATGGGAGCCGGTTGGTGCCCGCCGGGTATCTTAGGTATTGGTATCGGTGGTACAGCGGAGAAGTCTGCGGTATTGGCGAAAGAATCATTGATGGAGCCTGTCGATATTCAAGAGTTAATCGCTCGGGGGCCGCAGAATGCTGAAGAAGAATTGCGGCTTGAAATCTATCAGCGGGTGAATGAGTTGGGTATCGGTGCTCAGGGCCTTGGCGGTCTTACCACGGTTGTTGATGTGAAGATCAAATCACTACCTACACATGCCGCGTCGAAGCCAGTGACCATGATTCCAAACTGTGCTGCGACCCGTCATGTACATTTTCACCTAGATGGCTCAGGCCCAGCGAAACTGGAGCTGCCGAAACTCGAAGATTGGCCAGATATTACATTTGAAGTCGGTGACAATGCGCGCCGGGTGAACCTCGATACGCTCACTCGGGAAGACATTACAAGCTGGCAAATGGGTGAAACTGTTTTATTGTCGGGTAAGTTACTTACAGGGCGAGATGCGGCACACAAACGCATCAAAGAAATGCTAGATCGGGGTGAGCAATTACCTGTCGACTTTACTAATAAGTTTATTTACTACGTAGGTCCTGTCGATCCCGTGCGCGATGAGGTGGTGGGTCCTGCGGGTCCGACAACAGCAACTCGAATGGATAAATTTACCGACCTCATGTTAGAGCAAACTGGAATTTTAGGGATGATTGGTAAAGCAGAACGAGGGAAGGCGACGGTTGCAAGCATTGCAAAAAACCGGGCCGTTTACTTGATGGCCGTTGGCGGTGCAGCATACCTTGTCGCGAAAGCTATCAAACAAGCGAAAGTTGTTGCGTTTGACGATCTCGGAATGGAGGCTATTTATGAGTTCGAAGTTGAAGATATGCCGGTCACCGTTGCTGTCGATAGCCAAGGACAAAATGCTCACGAAGCAGGCCCCGCTATTTGGTCTGTGAAAATAGCCGAAGGCACTGCTTAA